The DNA sequence TATGGGGATAGAGATCGTTGCCTTAAAGCAGGAATGGATGATTATATTGCAAAACCAATTAATGAAAATGAATTAAAAAGTAAATTAGAATTACTCTAATATTCATAAATATAAAAATTATATAAAAATTTAATTAAATTTGTTTTACATCACAAATCACGTTTTTTATAGATAGACCTATTTTTGAAAAAAATTTCTTCTATTCTATCAAAATGGATGGAAGCTCCTGTTTTATGGGATGAAGTAACCTTTTCACTTAATGTACCATCAACAACATGTTCTGTATACAACATAGTAGTACCATTTTCCTTTGGCATAATTTCAATAATTGCAAGAGAAACAGAATGATGGTTTTTATTTATATACATATCATGAGCAAAAACAATGTAGGTATCTTGTTTAATTTCATAATAATGTGCTTTATACAATGTTTCCATCCCTTGATCAAATTTACCCTGTAAAAGTTCATTACCCCCAAACTTTAAAGTTAAGTTCACGTTTGATTAAAGACCATGTTTCTGGACCGATGAACCATTGGGCTTTTATTATGGGATCAGACCAAACAGAAAAAACTTTTTGAGGTGATACATCATAGTGACGTTCGATAGTAAAAGATCCAGATGAAAGAGATTGATTCATAATTTGAGCTAAAATTGTAATATCCTGTGATTTATTATATAATACTAGTTAAAAACCAAATAATAATTTTCCTAAATTATCTTGATATAAAAATGAATATCCAAAAATTTCTAATTGTATTGGTAATAATTTTATTAAGCTTGGGATTTGGATGTGTGTCGGTTGATATATTGCCCGAACCAGAAAGTACAGAATCACGTCTTGATTTGTTATCTAAGATGGCACCAAATTTTACCCAACCTGTAACTATTTACTGGGATAAATATATGATACCATTTATTTCAGCACAAAATGATCAAGATGCCGCAATGGCTCTGGGTCTTGTCCACGCGCATTTAAGGTTAGGCCAGATGGAAATTGCTAAACGTCTTGCCTATGGACGTATTTCAGAAATGGCAGGCCCATTTACCACAAATATTGATTCTGGATTGCGTGCCTTAGGATTCGCCCGTGCTGCTCAAGATATTTTAAAAAATATGCCATCTGATACACATCAATGGTTAAATGCCTATGTTGCCGGGGTTAATTATTATAAGAACTTTATAAAACAAATGCCCCACGAAATGCGTATGTTAAATATGGATAATGAACCCTGGACAGCTGAAGATACAATTGCAATTGGAAGGCTTGGGGGAATAGATGTAAATTGGTTGATGTTATCAAAATTACTTCCGGAACGTACGAATAAAAATTGGTCAGAAATTTGGAAAACAGTTGCCCATACTCAGGGTTATACGTTAAACGATACAACCAAATCTTCAGTAAGATTAAAAAAAGATAATCAGCTATCTATGTTTATTGATTTGCTTCAACCTTTTATTCGCTCTGGAAGTAATTCATTTGCCGTTGCCCCAAATCAAAGTCAAAATGGTGCTGCTATGATTGCCAATGACCCGCATCTTGGATTTTCTATTCCAAATTTTTGGATCATTGTTGGATTACAATCACCAACTTATCATGTGGTTGGAATGATGCCTACAGGTATTCCTGTTTTCGCTTTTGGACGCAATGAACATATTGCTTGGGGGGGGACCAATATGCGGCAGTGGGCAAGTGATATTGTTGATGTAACAAATTTAAAAGATTTATCAACTGAAACTCATTTAATTAAGCGCAGGGGCTGGTTTGATACCATACGTACCAATCGGCTTAGTCCTTATGGCCCTGTTATTTCAGATACGGGTGTTCTCCCATTTCCCAAAGGTCGTGATTTTGCTGTACGTTGGACAGGGCATTTATCAAGTGACGAAATCACCGCAATGCTTGGCGTTATGAAAGCAAAAACATGGCAAGAAATGAAAACAGCTTTATTAAATTTTTCGGTACCTGGACAGAACTTTATTTTTGCTGATACGAAAGGAAATATTGGGCATATTCTTGGGACATGGATTCCTAATCGCAATCAAAATTTTCCAAATGACTTATGGGTAACAACCGAAGAAAGCGATAAATCATGGGCACATATTTTAAAGGTTGATAAATTACCTTTTATAATTAATCCTGATAATGGAGTAATTGCTTCATCTAATAATAATCCAGCTTTGGATACACAAATTCCTATTGGCTGGTTTTTTTCACCAAAAGATCGTATTGACCGTATTTATGATCAATTAACAAAAAAATCAAAATGGACAGCGGGCGATTTAAAAAAATTACAGCAAGATGTATATAGTGAAAGTTATATTATTTTACGAAATGCCATACTTAATAAAGTAAATGTCCAATCTTTATCAAATAAATCTTTAAAATTATGGGAACATTTAAAAAATTGGGATGGAAATTTTGATCTTGAATCCCAAGATGCTTTATTAATACATGATTTTACAATTAATTTTGCAGATAGATTTTATGATAAAAAAAGATATGGATTTGAAAATAATTTTTGGAAAGGTAACAGTTATCTTCCACGCATTTTAGCTGATGAGATAAATAAAGCAGATCAAAAAGAAATTCAATCTATACTTAACGCATCTTTAGAAGATGCGTACCCTGTTTTAAAAGAAGGGAAAAAATGGGGTGATATTCATCATATACGTATTGAACATAT is a window from the Alphaproteobacteria bacterium genome containing:
- a CDS encoding penicillin acylase family protein, which codes for MSVDILPEPESTESRLDLLSKMAPNFTQPVTIYWDKYMIPFISAQNDQDAAMALGLVHAHLRLGQMEIAKRLAYGRISEMAGPFTTNIDSGLRALGFARAAQDILKNMPSDTHQWLNAYVAGVNYYKNFIKQMPHEMRMLNMDNEPWTAEDTIAIGRLGGIDVNWLMLSKLLPERTNKNWSEIWKTVAHTQGYTLNDTTKSSVRLKKDNQLSMFIDLLQPFIRSGSNSFAVAPNQSQNGAAMIANDPHLGFSIPNFWIIVGLQSPTYHVVGMMPTGIPVFAFGRNEHIAWGGTNMRQWASDIVDVTNLKDLSTETHLIKRRGWFDTIRTNRLSPYGPVISDTGVLPFPKGRDFAVRWTGHLSSDEITAMLGVMKAKTWQEMKTALLNFSVPGQNFIFADTKGNIGHILGTWIPNRNQNFPNDLWVTTEESDKSWAHILKVDKLPFIINPDNGVIASSNNNPALDTQIPIGWFFSPKDRIDRIYDQLTKKSKWTAGDLKKLQQDVYSESYIILRNAILNKVNVQSLSNKSLKLWEHLKNWDGNFDLESQDALLIHDFTINFADRFYDKKRYGFENNFWKGNSYLPRILADEINKADQKEIQSILNASLEDAYPVLKEGKKWGDIHHIRIEHMLSNMPLLGNLYRFQDFPISGTQETIMKTSGNMISRKHYVGYGSQARHVSDLSNINANDFILFGGQDGQINAENFIDQVPMWQHGDYIRVPMDIDLVQKNFSYHMHFGRDK
- a CDS encoding SRPBCC domain-containing protein, with the protein product MNLTLKFGGNELLQGKFDQGMETLYKAHYYEIKQDTYIVFAHDMYINKNHHSVSLAIIEIMPKENGTTMLYTEHVVDGTLSEKVTSSHKTGASIHFDRIEEIFFKNRSIYKKRDL